In a single window of the Pyramidobacter porci genome:
- the rpmD gene encoding 50S ribosomal protein L30: MAKLRIVWKKSDIGRPERQSRTIKALGFHKLNSVVIHEDTPQIRGMVRAVAHLVECSEVNE; this comes from the coding sequence ATGGCTAAACTTCGTATTGTCTGGAAGAAGAGCGACATCGGCCGTCCTGAGCGTCAGTCGCGCACGATCAAGGCGCTGGGGTTCCATAAACTGAACTCGGTCGTCATTCACGAGGATACGCCCCAGATCCGCGGCATGGTTCGCGCTGTGGCTCACCTTGTTGAGTGCTCTGAAGTGAACGAGTAA
- the rplO gene encoding 50S ribosomal protein L15 — MNLSDLRPAEGAKHKAKRVGCGIGSGNGKTAGRGTKGYGSRAGSAIRPGFEGGQMPLVRRTPKRGFNNYNFAKVYQIANLGDIAEIFKEGAVITVNELFAYGLVRNMDTPVKILGDGELDKPLTIKAEAFSKSAAQKIAAAGGTAEVI, encoded by the coding sequence ATGAATCTTAGTGATCTGCGTCCGGCCGAAGGCGCCAAGCACAAAGCGAAGCGCGTTGGCTGCGGCATCGGCAGCGGCAACGGCAAGACTGCCGGAAGAGGCACCAAGGGTTACGGCTCCCGTGCCGGCAGCGCTATCCGTCCCGGCTTTGAAGGCGGCCAGATGCCTCTGGTTCGCCGCACGCCCAAACGCGGCTTCAACAATTACAATTTCGCCAAGGTATATCAGATCGCCAATCTTGGTGACATTGCCGAAATCTTCAAAGAAGGGGCCGTCATTACGGTGAACGAGCTCTTTGCGTACGGCTTGGTCCGTAACATGGATACGCCTGTCAAGATCCTTGGCGATGGCGAACTTGACAAACCGCTGACGATCAAGGCAGAGGCCTTCAGCAAGTCTGCAGCTCAGAAGATTGCAGCTGCAGGCGGAACTGCTGAGGTGATTTAA